The following proteins come from a genomic window of Acetivibrio cellulolyticus CD2:
- a CDS encoding glycosyltransferase family 2 protein: MLSLINNVVYTATQLIQVIIFIAGCYFFGISIFGWIKQKENDPKSYTPQKKFALIIAAHNEEKVISHVIESLFKQNYPKNLYDVYVIADNCSDNTAQIAADHGALVYKRVNNELRGKGHALEWMFAKIFSMPEKYDAISVFDADNLVTSNFLLEMNAKLCQGHKVVQGYIDSKNPYDSWITCSYSIAFWLSNRIFQLPRYNLGLSCSLCGTGFCIDVDILKQIGWGATCLTEDLEFTMKLALSDLKVAWAHNAVVYDEKPLTLKQSWNQRKRWMQGHADCASRFLGPLFKKAFKDSDLTSFDNAVYLFQPIRFIFVGLITIMMWVQTVFPQSPFFNLKYVFPVGVWYIFATLQFFYGPFVILTEKKFSPKVMVAFLIYPVYCLTWMPITIQGFLSKNNKDWNHTHHSREISISDLEKA, encoded by the coding sequence ATGTTATCACTAATAAATAATGTAGTATATACTGCTACACAATTAATACAGGTGATAATTTTTATTGCAGGGTGCTATTTTTTTGGCATTTCCATTTTTGGCTGGATAAAGCAGAAGGAAAATGATCCAAAAAGCTACACTCCTCAAAAGAAATTTGCTTTAATTATTGCCGCCCATAATGAAGAAAAGGTCATTAGCCATGTAATTGAAAGCCTTTTCAAGCAGAATTACCCCAAGAACCTTTATGACGTATATGTTATAGCAGACAACTGCTCGGATAACACTGCCCAGATAGCTGCTGATCATGGGGCACTGGTTTACAAAAGAGTCAATAACGAATTGCGTGGTAAGGGGCATGCCCTTGAGTGGATGTTTGCAAAAATATTTTCGATGCCGGAAAAATATGATGCAATCAGTGTTTTTGATGCCGACAATCTTGTCACCTCAAATTTTCTGCTGGAGATGAATGCAAAACTTTGCCAGGGGCATAAGGTTGTTCAAGGTTATATTGACAGTAAAAACCCTTATGACTCATGGATAACCTGCTCCTATTCGATTGCCTTCTGGCTGTCAAACCGCATATTCCAGCTTCCCAGATATAACCTGGGGTTAAGCTGCAGTTTGTGTGGTACAGGCTTTTGTATTGATGTAGATATTTTGAAACAGATTGGCTGGGGAGCAACTTGCCTGACAGAGGATCTGGAATTTACAATGAAGCTTGCTCTCAGCGACTTAAAGGTAGCTTGGGCACATAACGCTGTCGTCTATGATGAAAAACCCCTTACACTAAAGCAATCATGGAATCAGCGCAAACGATGGATGCAAGGACATGCAGACTGTGCAAGCCGTTTTTTGGGCCCACTTTTCAAAAAAGCGTTCAAGGATAGTGATTTAACCTCTTTTGACAACGCAGTATATTTGTTTCAGCCCATAAGGTTTATTTTTGTAGGCCTAATTACAATTATGATGTGGGTTCAAACCGTATTTCCGCAATCCCCGTTTTTTAACCTGAAGTACGTTTTCCCCGTGGGAGTGTGGTATATTTTTGCTACACTGCAGTTTTTCTACGGTCCTTTTGTAATACTTACAGAAAAGAAATTCTCTCCCAAAGTTATGGTTGCATTTTTGATATACCCAGTTTACTGTCTGACCTGGATGCCGATAACCATTCAGGGGTTTTTGAGCAAAAACAACAAGGATTGGAACCACACTCATCATTCGAGGGAGATAAGTATCAGCGATCTGGAAAAGGCTTGA
- a CDS encoding condensation domain-containing protein, which translates to MDVKTKIGNNKRKFSYEDFWERFRGSENPFEAMFSKSSLDYYYKFYENMSKSMFGYYKELNKAFVGYWDTNEHEIGKIPDEPDVLPVNGHDIYNYVARHGMGNFHSQAILNLDGRLDFDKLSKAVRLSVDAEPVLGCRFIKGNPPYWKRMENIDDVEFCSFEEVSDVNEAVKRFLDSRLDMDDDPKIKIKLIRSESYDVLGFKANHACCDGSSFKDYIQLLSDIYSEIDRSDGAYIPKPANRGRSDQDLLFNNLGIKVPNDLWIPGSDVFRPTWAFPWKQGTSSNTRVVTCKIPPDQLDRISIYAKSKGATYNDLILTAYYRAMLRMGQPVYGVPMGINVTIDLRRYLPNKKTEAIRNFSGSVNASLSMVKDETFSDTLSRVVYMMNEIKSGCPGLQSAIGLERLEKISFKEVLAYYQASSKTDKDMPNVFYGNRCIPTLSNLGILSKSLIKFGNIAATDYFIVPPVVSAPGLLLAVNTYNNVMTMAMGFFENTVLSSDVERLLNNIRHELLEGCNANM; encoded by the coding sequence ATGGATGTGAAAACCAAAATTGGCAATAACAAAAGAAAATTTTCTTATGAAGATTTTTGGGAAAGATTCAGAGGTAGCGAAAATCCTTTTGAAGCGATGTTTTCCAAGTCTAGTTTGGATTATTATTACAAGTTCTATGAAAATATGTCCAAAAGCATGTTTGGTTATTATAAAGAGCTAAACAAGGCATTTGTAGGATACTGGGATACTAATGAACATGAAATAGGAAAGATACCTGATGAACCGGATGTCTTACCGGTAAATGGGCATGACATATATAACTATGTTGCACGCCACGGAATGGGGAATTTTCATTCTCAGGCTATTTTGAATCTCGATGGTAGATTGGATTTTGACAAGCTATCAAAGGCAGTAAGATTGTCTGTTGATGCAGAACCTGTTTTGGGATGCAGGTTCATTAAAGGAAATCCGCCATATTGGAAGCGAATGGAGAATATTGATGATGTAGAGTTTTGTTCTTTTGAGGAAGTATCTGATGTTAATGAAGCTGTTAAGAGATTTTTAGATAGCCGTTTGGATATGGATGATGATCCAAAGATAAAAATAAAGCTGATCAGATCTGAGTCATATGATGTGTTGGGGTTTAAAGCCAATCACGCCTGTTGTGATGGAAGCAGCTTTAAAGACTATATCCAGCTTCTTTCAGATATATATTCTGAAATTGATCGTTCAGATGGGGCATATATACCAAAACCAGCTAACAGGGGAAGAAGCGATCAGGACCTATTATTCAACAATCTTGGCATAAAAGTTCCGAATGATTTATGGATTCCAGGGTCAGATGTCTTTAGACCTACATGGGCATTTCCATGGAAGCAGGGTACATCCAGTAATACCCGCGTTGTTACCTGTAAAATTCCTCCGGATCAGTTGGATAGGATAAGCATTTATGCTAAATCAAAAGGGGCCACATATAATGATCTGATTCTTACAGCATATTACAGAGCTATGCTTAGGATGGGTCAGCCAGTGTATGGTGTTCCTATGGGAATAAATGTTACAATTGATTTGCGTCGATATCTTCCTAATAAAAAGACTGAGGCGATACGAAATTTTTCGGGCTCAGTGAATGCTTCTCTTTCCATGGTAAAAGATGAAACTTTTAGCGATACCTTATCCAGAGTTGTTTATATGATGAATGAAATAAAAAGTGGGTGCCCTGGACTACAAAGTGCTATTGGCTTGGAACGTTTGGAAAAGATCAGCTTTAAAGAAGTTCTTGCCTATTATCAGGCTTCATCAAAGACTGATAAAGATATGCCGAATGTTTTCTATGGTAATAGATGTATTCCAACTTTATCTAATCTAGGTATCCTGTCAAAGTCATTAATAAAATTCGGCAATATAGCAGCTACCGATTATTTTATTGTTCCTCCTGTTGTTAGTGCACCAGGATTGTTATTAGCTGTTAACACCTATAATAACGTAATGACAATGGCAATGGGGTTTTTTGAAAATACAGTTCTTTCCAGTGATGTGGAAAGGCTTCTTAACAATATTAGGCACGAACTGTTGGAAGGTTGCAATGCAAATATGTGA
- a CDS encoding phosphotransferase, with protein MDKGELLGIGKTAEVYKWGQDKVLKLYFNNYDDSWVRREAQITQKVHEAGVSSPAVYDIIKFEGRRGIVIERIFGKTMTSAFETEPWSIFDYVQQMIRFHYEIHKYSTAGIPTQKEKFENAIKLSSKILGNRMERVLDYIDMLPDGKSICHGDLYLSNLIVSNNKLVAIDWSGGYRGNPLGDVARTCLIINSPAVPPGTPYILAAMSTYPKWLSCWYYLNEYMRIANVKFEDIDAWMLPVAAARLKDNIPGEEKWLMKIINERLERLEK; from the coding sequence ATGGATAAAGGAGAATTGTTAGGTATAGGCAAAACTGCTGAAGTGTATAAATGGGGACAAGATAAAGTATTAAAGCTTTATTTTAATAATTATGATGATAGTTGGGTAAGACGTGAGGCTCAAATCACGCAGAAGGTACATGAGGCAGGTGTGTCTTCGCCTGCTGTATATGACATAATAAAATTTGAAGGACGTAGAGGGATAGTAATTGAGAGAATATTTGGCAAAACAATGACAAGTGCTTTTGAAACAGAACCATGGAGCATTTTTGACTATGTACAGCAAATGATACGATTCCATTATGAAATTCATAAATATTCTACAGCAGGGATACCAACTCAAAAGGAAAAGTTTGAAAATGCAATTAAACTCTCTTCTAAAATATTGGGCAACAGGATGGAAAGAGTTTTGGACTATATAGATATGCTTCCAGATGGAAAAAGTATTTGTCATGGAGATTTATATCTAAGTAATTTAATTGTATCTAATAATAAACTTGTAGCTATAGATTGGAGTGGAGGTTATAGGGGGAACCCGTTAGGTGATGTTGCCAGAACATGCCTGATAATCAATTCACCAGCAGTACCTCCAGGAACTCCGTATATACTGGCTGCTATGTCTACATATCCAAAATGGTTGTCATGTTGGTACTACTTAAATGAGTATATGAGAATTGCGAATGTAAAATTTGAGGATATTGATGCATGGATGCTTCCGGTGGCAGCAGCCAGACTTAAGGACAATATACCAGGGGAAGAAAAGTGGTTAATGAAGATTATTAACGAGCGGTTGGAACGGCTAGAAAAATAA
- a CDS encoding acyl-CoA thioesterase encodes MAAKTRFRVIYTEIDGMGIVHHSKYPLWFEKGRWDYLKEAGASNSQIAKRGLFLPLSEIECKFKSPAKYGDKIIVITKITSMSSVKIKFEYEVFEKERGKLLATGRTVHAWTNQKIEPINIVKVAPDIYLRLKQFSESQAAT; translated from the coding sequence ATGGCAGCAAAAACTCGTTTCCGTGTTATATATACCGAAATTGATGGAATGGGAATTGTACATCATTCGAAATATCCACTGTGGTTTGAAAAGGGCAGATGGGATTATCTGAAGGAGGCAGGAGCATCCAATTCCCAAATTGCTAAGAGGGGATTATTTCTTCCTCTTTCTGAAATAGAATGTAAATTTAAAAGTCCTGCAAAGTATGGTGATAAGATAATAGTTATTACGAAAATAACATCTATGTCCAGTGTTAAAATAAAGTTTGAGTATGAGGTATTTGAAAAGGAAAGAGGGAAGCTTCTTGCAACAGGAAGAACAGTCCACGCTTGGACAAATCAGAAAATTGAACCAATCAATATTGTAAAGGTTGCTCCCGATATTTATTTGCGGCTTAAGCAGTTTTCCGAGTCACAGGCTGCCACATAG
- a CDS encoding condensation domain-containing protein, producing the protein MKLKFKSPKTKIQPSKDLSEIRSYYKKISKSFTKQINMNNPTYNAIPDSTDVMPAYAHDYGNYVARYGMGNFQIQVVMKLDGKLDFDMLSRAVRLSVDAEPVLGCKFVEHNPPYFKRREDIDNSKLCIMEETENTEEALHKFLESPLDMDRDFMVKVKLIRSGENDTLVVKLNHTCSDGAGTKDYILLLSHIYSCLYKDGIYVPKPSVRSRADHEKAFKVLGIKHPELDPSVVESPKTVWPFHWKCGGEKDITPFVICQLPNGQLDILSKYAKERGATLNDLILTAFYRAMFKLTNPPYGIPMDMGVTIDLRRYLPDNKAEAIRNFSGGVVLRIARLFGEPFEGTLMRVKSIMNRKKGKNPGYQSATGAERAEKMDFLKYLAFSKFMSKTSEVTSQNCNFCSPGLSNVGIISKSPIKFGENAVSEAYFIPPVVRPPAFLLVASSYNGIMTLAVGYYKGATSKSKIEKLLNKIKSELMECCN; encoded by the coding sequence ATGAAATTAAAATTTAAATCCCCTAAAACTAAAATTCAACCCAGCAAGGATCTCTCGGAGATAAGAAGTTATTATAAAAAAATCAGCAAATCATTTACAAAACAGATCAATATGAATAACCCGACTTATAATGCTATACCAGACAGCACGGATGTTATGCCGGCTTACGCACATGATTATGGCAATTATGTTGCCCGGTACGGAATGGGAAATTTCCAGATTCAAGTCGTTATGAAACTCGATGGTAAATTGGATTTTGATATGCTGTCAAGAGCAGTAAGATTATCTGTTGACGCAGAGCCGGTTTTAGGGTGCAAATTTGTTGAACATAATCCTCCATATTTCAAACGCAGGGAAGATATTGATAACTCCAAGCTCTGCATAATGGAGGAAACAGAAAACACTGAAGAAGCTCTCCACAAGTTTTTAGAAAGCCCTTTGGATATGGATCGTGACTTCATGGTTAAAGTAAAACTGATACGTTCAGGTGAAAATGATACTTTAGTTGTCAAACTCAATCACACATGTTCTGATGGAGCAGGTACAAAAGATTATATCCTTCTTTTATCGCATATTTATTCGTGTCTTTATAAAGACGGTATTTACGTACCAAAACCAAGTGTACGCAGCAGGGCGGATCATGAAAAAGCATTCAAGGTTCTTGGAATAAAACATCCTGAATTAGATCCTTCTGTAGTAGAGTCTCCTAAAACTGTTTGGCCATTTCATTGGAAATGCGGGGGCGAGAAGGATATTACCCCTTTTGTTATCTGCCAGCTTCCTAACGGACAATTGGATATATTGTCTAAATACGCAAAAGAAAGAGGAGCAACACTCAACGATCTAATTCTTACTGCTTTCTATAGGGCAATGTTTAAACTAACTAACCCTCCATACGGTATTCCCATGGATATGGGTGTGACAATAGATTTGCGACGATATCTTCCCGATAATAAGGCTGAAGCAATCCGGAATTTTTCAGGAGGGGTTGTTTTAAGAATAGCCAGATTGTTTGGTGAGCCTTTTGAGGGAACCTTGATGAGGGTAAAATCCATAATGAACCGCAAAAAAGGTAAAAATCCCGGTTATCAAAGTGCTACCGGTGCAGAACGTGCAGAAAAAATGGATTTTCTAAAATATCTTGCTTTTTCCAAGTTCATGTCAAAGACTTCTGAAGTAACATCACAAAATTGCAATTTCTGTTCTCCCGGATTATCTAACGTAGGCATTATTTCGAAGTCTCCTATAAAATTCGGTGAGAATGCAGTTTCGGAAGCTTACTTTATCCCACCTGTAGTGCGTCCTCCCGCATTTCTGCTTGTTGCTTCCAGTTATAACGGCATAATGACACTTGCAGTCGGGTATTACAAAGGTGCAACCTCTAAGAGTAAGATTGAAAAGCTTCTTAACAAAATAAAAAGTGAGCTAATGGAATGTTGTAATTAA
- a CDS encoding phenylacetate--CoA ligase family protein, with product MKYWNPTYECMSRKEMTEVQTERLIRTVNRVYNNVAFYRDKMQKAGIEPGDIKSLEDLKKLPFTNKSDLRDTYPFGMFAAPMSDIVRIHASSGTTGKQTVVGYTRRDLKSWAEVVARSLYSAGANKKSIVQVAYGYGLFTGGLGLHYGAERIGASVIPISGGNTKRQLQIMKDFGTTVLACTPSYALNMAEEMDELGIDRRELKLKVGIFGAEPWSNNMRKEIEERLGITAMDIYGLSEIMGPGVSIDCHCKCGLHVQEDHFIPEIINPETEEVLPEGSNGELVFTTITKEGLPLIRYRTHDISSLNYKKCECGRTLVRMNKVTGRSDDMLIIRGVNVFPSQIESVLLETGETAPHYLIIVDRVDNLDSLEIWVEMTPSMFSDKIKKVEELEARVRKEVVSALGINAKVKLVEPKTIERSEGKAKRVIDKRKI from the coding sequence ATGAAATACTGGAACCCGACATACGAGTGTATGTCGAGAAAGGAAATGACTGAAGTTCAAACAGAAAGATTAATAAGAACTGTTAATAGGGTTTATAACAATGTAGCGTTCTATCGTGACAAGATGCAAAAAGCCGGGATTGAACCTGGAGATATAAAATCACTGGAGGATTTAAAAAAGCTGCCGTTTACGAACAAGTCGGATTTAAGAGACACATATCCATTTGGGATGTTTGCCGCGCCGATGAGTGATATTGTAAGAATACATGCGTCTTCCGGGACAACAGGTAAACAGACTGTTGTGGGTTATACACGCAGAGATTTGAAGTCATGGGCTGAAGTTGTAGCAAGGTCATTATACAGTGCAGGAGCAAACAAAAAATCAATAGTGCAGGTTGCCTATGGATATGGTTTGTTTACCGGGGGCCTTGGACTTCATTATGGCGCTGAAAGGATAGGGGCCTCTGTTATACCAATTTCGGGGGGGAATACCAAACGGCAGTTACAGATAATGAAGGATTTTGGAACGACTGTGCTAGCATGTACTCCGTCATATGCACTTAATATGGCGGAAGAAATGGATGAATTAGGGATAGATAGGCGCGAACTGAAACTTAAGGTGGGTATTTTTGGCGCCGAACCGTGGTCCAATAACATGAGAAAGGAAATAGAGGAGCGTTTGGGGATAACAGCAATGGATATATACGGCCTTAGTGAAATAATGGGACCTGGTGTGTCGATTGACTGCCACTGCAAGTGCGGTTTGCATGTACAGGAAGACCATTTCATACCTGAAATTATAAATCCTGAGACAGAAGAGGTGCTGCCTGAGGGATCAAACGGAGAACTTGTTTTCACGACAATTACCAAGGAAGGTTTGCCCCTGATCAGATACAGAACACATGATATATCTTCACTGAATTATAAAAAATGTGAGTGCGGAAGAACGCTGGTTAGAATGAATAAGGTTACTGGCAGAAGCGATGATATGCTCATAATAAGAGGTGTAAATGTATTTCCATCGCAGATAGAGAGTGTGCTTTTAGAAACAGGTGAAACTGCGCCGCATTACCTTATAATAGTAGATAGGGTAGATAATCTGGATTCACTCGAGATATGGGTAGAAATGACTCCGAGTATGTTCTCTGATAAGATCAAAAAAGTTGAAGAACTTGAAGCAAGAGTCAGAAAAGAAGTGGTAAGCGCATTAGGTATTAATGCAAAGGTTAAGCTGGTAGAACCTAAGACTATTGAAAGAAGTGAAGGTAAGGCAAAAAGGGTCATTGATAAGCGGAAAATATAG
- a CDS encoding SDR family NAD(P)-dependent oxidoreductase — protein MINPMDLSGKNIMVTGASAGIGKEIAIHLSSLGANIIMVARDEERLKETYNELEPGQHSYYLLDLTNLDEIGKMFDNICSDELKLSGLVHSAGISKTVPLQYLKTSDLNNIMTINFYSFIELVKHFSKRKNNDNGGSIVAISSISNKVGARGLTAYCASKGAIESAIRSLALELVAKKIRINSVAPGMIATRIYDGLRDVVNNEDFEADLIKRQIMGIGKPEDVANSVAFLLSAASGFITGTSIVVDGGYLAH, from the coding sequence ATGATAAACCCGATGGACCTCAGCGGTAAAAATATTATGGTTACTGGAGCCTCGGCAGGCATTGGGAAAGAAATTGCAATCCACTTAAGTAGCCTCGGGGCAAATATTATTATGGTCGCAAGAGATGAAGAGCGATTGAAGGAAACGTATAATGAACTGGAGCCTGGTCAACATTCATACTATCTTTTAGACTTGACCAATCTGGATGAAATAGGAAAGATGTTTGATAATATTTGCAGTGATGAACTAAAACTTAGTGGGTTGGTACATTCAGCAGGCATATCAAAGACAGTTCCGCTGCAATACTTAAAAACAAGCGATCTCAATAATATAATGACAATAAACTTCTATTCATTTATTGAGCTGGTCAAACATTTTTCGAAGAGGAAAAATAATGACAATGGTGGTAGCATCGTAGCCATATCATCTATTTCAAATAAAGTGGGAGCTAGAGGCCTGACTGCATACTGTGCAAGTAAGGGAGCAATAGAAAGTGCAATTCGATCTTTGGCCTTGGAACTTGTAGCAAAAAAAATTAGAATAAACTCTGTTGCGCCTGGTATGATAGCTACTCGCATATATGATGGTTTGAGAGATGTGGTCAACAACGAAGATTTTGAAGCAGATCTTATTAAACGTCAGATTATGGGCATTGGAAAACCGGAGGACGTTGCGAATTCTGTTGCATTTTTACTTAGTGCTGCATCCGGCTTTATTACAGGAACATCCATCGTAGTTGACGGTGGCTATTTAGCACACTAA
- a CDS encoding 3-oxoacyl-ACP synthase III family protein, whose translation MATGVLKNVEIKGIACAVPDRIVKNEDYYGAFGEESVQKFINMTGIKTRHVALDEQCASDLCYAAAKRLMEKLNWEPSSIDGLIFISQTPDYAVPATACVLQHRLGISENCIAFDVNLGCSAYVYGVWLASTMVSTQDLNRVLLLCGDTSNFGINPNDSATAMLFGDGGTATAFERSEGKEIKYFLKTKGSGYKCIMVPAGHARSRSNTVIEASDCELAMNGSDVFSFTITDVPKAVKAFMSQYNIKHEDVDMYVFHQANLFILKHLAKKIGFPMEKLPVSIDRFGNTSGESIPLTLVDALGGEKSKERIRVLLCGFGVGLSWGGIYLEMDKCACLPMIYTNDYFKGD comes from the coding sequence GTGGCAACAGGAGTGCTTAAGAATGTAGAGATAAAAGGCATAGCGTGTGCTGTACCTGATCGTATTGTAAAAAATGAAGACTATTATGGCGCTTTTGGAGAAGAAAGTGTACAAAAGTTTATTAATATGACAGGTATTAAAACACGGCACGTTGCTTTGGATGAGCAATGCGCTTCGGACCTTTGCTATGCTGCGGCAAAAAGACTAATGGAGAAATTAAATTGGGAGCCATCGTCCATTGATGGTTTGATATTTATAAGTCAAACGCCTGATTATGCCGTACCGGCAACAGCATGTGTGTTGCAGCATAGGTTGGGGATTAGTGAGAATTGCATAGCCTTTGATGTAAATCTTGGCTGCTCTGCATATGTATACGGAGTATGGTTAGCTTCAACTATGGTTTCAACACAAGACTTAAATAGAGTGTTGCTCTTGTGCGGTGATACCAGTAACTTTGGAATTAATCCCAATGATAGTGCTACAGCTATGTTGTTTGGAGACGGAGGAACAGCAACAGCCTTTGAAAGGTCAGAGGGTAAAGAAATAAAATACTTTCTGAAAACCAAGGGGAGCGGATATAAATGTATAATGGTCCCTGCAGGACATGCAAGGAGCAGAAGCAATACAGTAATAGAAGCATCGGATTGTGAATTGGCCATGAACGGGTCAGATGTATTCTCCTTCACTATTACCGATGTACCTAAAGCAGTTAAGGCATTTATGTCACAATACAATATTAAACATGAAGATGTAGATATGTATGTATTTCATCAAGCAAACCTCTTTATTCTCAAACATTTGGCAAAAAAGATAGGTTTTCCTATGGAAAAACTGCCAGTATCTATTGATAGATTTGGAAATACAAGCGGTGAGTCCATACCTCTAACTTTGGTCGATGCATTAGGAGGAGAGAAATCAAAGGAGAGGATAAGGGTATTGCTGTGTGGGTTTGGTGTAGGTTTATCATGGGGAGGCATTTATCTCGAAATGGACAAATGTGCTTGTCTTCCTATGATATATACAAACGACTACTTTAAGGGGGACTAG
- a CDS encoding acyl carrier protein, which translates to MTIDEKLNLLEEVLDIEKGTLGEDIELNRLGEWDSMAAISVIAMFDESFGQTITTREVKGFKTVKDITDMME; encoded by the coding sequence ATGACAATTGATGAAAAGCTAAATCTGTTGGAAGAAGTATTAGATATTGAAAAGGGTACTCTTGGTGAGGATATTGAGCTAAATAGACTCGGTGAATGGGACTCAATGGCTGCAATATCAGTAATAGCCATGTTTGATGAAAGTTTTGGGCAGACTATAACAACCAGAGAAGTCAAAGGTTTCAAAACAGTGAAAGACATTACTGATATGATGGAGTGA
- a CDS encoding DUF5693 family protein, protein MRKVLWLVLIVSTIFLVPLISLRLSNEINNNSVILACDYQKFISNNKLSNQLNFGDLREYNISSVILNEESLGSNSDRLNTVLCEKVNSYGLQIILNLNSLSHSKSYYKSLESIIQKYGIRYLLLYNSIKENPYPVNQNSYEDIEELRLLVIRNNLIFFVMENEEQTGYIPIPGLDSLITGTNYSLNRAFTISNYPSKVATPQDASLMWFRAVMDRNVRLVCIEPIYNSKDFTSDNRVLEVSKELSERLTERGFSMDTPINKVNPTIPGIPYSIPIIINLIASIALFINYIGIKKPCITIFSIILPSLAGFLIFEFIKPETNIWTAFAAAIIYPSLSSIILMNSLKNPSKNIFICICKSLLRLFFINGIGICTVIASMCDVRYTMHLINFNMVIQAFVIPLIVFNINFIFISQDQYPVYQRIINDIKRTGIKKFIFSNLVYILSISVLIYIYLLRSGNFNILPESAMELELRKFLELTMSARPRTKEFIIGYPCLFAFLYLYPKKVSYKLLSFLGTFSSIIGISIINSFCHGFTPVLTSLNRTFNGLLLGILTGCVSLIACSSLLKVKAIFSKEQ, encoded by the coding sequence ATGCGAAAAGTTTTATGGCTGGTTTTAATTGTAAGTACCATATTTTTAGTCCCTTTAATTAGTTTAAGGTTGTCAAATGAAATAAATAATAATTCAGTTATATTGGCGTGTGACTACCAAAAGTTTATTTCAAATAATAAATTATCGAATCAATTAAACTTTGGTGATCTTAGAGAATATAATATATCAAGCGTTATTTTAAATGAAGAGTCTTTGGGCAGTAATTCTGATAGACTAAATACCGTACTTTGTGAAAAAGTAAATAGCTATGGGCTCCAAATTATACTAAACCTTAACAGCTTATCCCATTCAAAAAGTTATTATAAAAGCCTGGAATCTATTATTCAAAAATACGGAATCAGATATCTGTTATTGTATAATTCGATTAAAGAAAATCCTTATCCCGTTAATCAGAATAGTTATGAAGATATTGAGGAATTAAGGTTATTAGTTATTAGAAATAACCTTATCTTTTTTGTTATGGAGAACGAAGAACAAACAGGTTATATCCCCATACCGGGACTTGATTCGCTTATAACCGGAACAAACTACAGTTTAAACAGGGCTTTTACCATTTCAAATTATCCATCAAAAGTTGCCACTCCGCAAGATGCTTCCTTGATGTGGTTTAGAGCTGTTATGGACAGAAATGTCAGGCTGGTTTGTATTGAGCCAATTTATAACTCAAAAGATTTTACATCTGATAACCGCGTTTTAGAAGTTTCAAAAGAGCTCTCTGAACGACTTACTGAAAGAGGTTTTTCTATGGATACCCCGATAAATAAGGTCAATCCAACTATTCCAGGTATACCTTACAGTATTCCGATTATTATTAATCTTATCGCCTCAATAGCCTTATTTATAAATTATATCGGAATTAAAAAGCCTTGTATTACTATATTTTCAATCATCCTTCCCTCTTTAGCAGGGTTTTTAATATTTGAGTTTATAAAACCAGAAACTAATATTTGGACGGCATTTGCAGCTGCTATTATCTATCCTTCTTTATCAAGTATAATACTTATGAATAGTTTGAAAAATCCATCGAAAAATATTTTTATATGTATTTGTAAGTCACTATTAAGGCTTTTCTTTATTAATGGAATTGGAATTTGTACGGTAATAGCGTCAATGTGTGATGTTCGATATACAATGCACCTTATTAACTTCAACATGGTTATACAGGCGTTTGTTATTCCACTGATTGTGTTCAATATAAACTTTATTTTTATCTCACAGGATCAATACCCTGTATATCAAAGAATAATAAACGATATTAAGCGTACAGGTATTAAGAAGTTTATATTTTCTAACCTTGTTTATATATTAAGTATCTCTGTTCTTATATATATATATTTATTAAGAAGCGGCAATTTTAATATATTGCCAGAATCCGCCATGGAGCTTGAGCTAAGAAAATTCCTGGAACTAACCATGTCAGCAAGACCAAGGACGAAGGAATTTATTATCGGCTATCCATGCCTGTTTGCGTTTTTGTATCTTTATCCCAAAAAGGTGTCCTATAAACTTCTAAGCTTTTTGGGAACTTTCTCTTCAATTATTGGAATATCTATTATAAACAGTTTCTGCCATGGATTTACTCCAGTACTGACTTCATTAAACAGAACTTTCAACGGATTATTACTTGGAATATTAACAGGGTGTGTTTCCTTGATAGCCTGTTCATCTCTATTAAAAGTAAAAGCAATTTTTTCTAAAGAGCAATAA